A genomic segment from Hoeflea prorocentri encodes:
- a CDS encoding M23 family metallopeptidase, which produces MPSQTDLSRQMGEDEPLLADGRKVPDRREVSIRWLSGTFLTGITSSALMGIALFAALDGREQLAIPGEAYAATDINGSVEGAEKGNRLVATTIAAKPSDKTIMEISTMINEGERSVIRSRPFAHVKMALAANHAAPGDYPKFDPLKIFSSGKAEPETESSTGVIYGAEVESEIRLKVTDFPVAGAPYDYAASMSAEEAEEDVRTNGSILTDETFQVAMLHYVNPQRFSGSSSPFDFSTNLNARVVAENVSVEPALSQGNNTVEFIDDVIAIRETKTMLDALLTAGYAEGEAKYVSEVLTSETGSSELREGDVFRIGLEQRDRDTRIVRASAYRGGKHVASVAVNDFEILVAASEPPKSPAVSTAFDETPVPVLSGRDLPRVYDGIYKAALSYGMDSDMTDKIIRLLASNVDYQARLKPTDTMEAMFSVDEESKEATQDSELLYLAATFGNNDVALYRFRNPEDGSIDYYDPEGRSARQFLIRNPLPNGRFRSGFGMRRHPILGYKRMHWGVDWSAPRGTPIISAGNGVVEKAGWNKGGYGKQTLIRHPNGYVSSYSHQTKIAKGVVPGARVKQGQVIGYVGSTGLSTGPHLHYELIVNGRKVDPMRVRLPDGKSLSGEALATFQAERERIDRLMGRDADPARLAALN; this is translated from the coding sequence ATGCCGTCACAGACTGATCTTAGCAGGCAGATGGGTGAGGACGAACCGCTTTTGGCCGATGGCCGAAAGGTGCCCGATCGCCGCGAGGTTTCTATCAGATGGCTTTCAGGCACATTTTTGACCGGCATCACATCAAGCGCATTGATGGGCATCGCCCTGTTTGCCGCGCTCGACGGCCGCGAACAGTTGGCGATCCCTGGCGAAGCCTATGCGGCAACGGATATAAACGGGTCGGTTGAAGGCGCCGAAAAGGGCAATCGGCTCGTTGCGACGACAATCGCCGCCAAGCCCTCAGACAAGACCATCATGGAAATCTCCACCATGATCAACGAGGGCGAACGCAGCGTTATCCGCAGCCGCCCCTTCGCGCATGTGAAAATGGCACTCGCCGCAAATCACGCCGCTCCCGGCGATTATCCGAAATTCGACCCGCTGAAGATCTTTTCCTCAGGCAAGGCGGAACCGGAAACGGAGAGTTCTACCGGTGTTATCTACGGTGCGGAAGTGGAATCGGAAATCCGGCTGAAGGTCACCGATTTCCCGGTCGCCGGCGCCCCGTATGACTACGCAGCATCCATGAGCGCGGAAGAAGCGGAAGAGGATGTGCGCACCAACGGCTCAATCCTGACGGACGAGACCTTCCAGGTCGCCATGCTTCACTATGTGAATCCGCAGCGCTTTTCCGGATCGAGTTCCCCCTTTGATTTCAGCACAAACCTCAATGCCCGTGTGGTCGCGGAAAACGTTTCCGTCGAACCTGCCCTTTCCCAGGGCAACAACACGGTTGAGTTCATCGACGACGTCATCGCCATTCGCGAGACGAAAACGATGCTGGATGCCCTGCTGACCGCAGGATATGCGGAAGGCGAGGCGAAATATGTCTCCGAGGTTCTGACTAGTGAGACCGGTTCATCGGAACTGCGCGAAGGCGATGTTTTCCGCATTGGCCTGGAGCAGCGTGACCGCGACACCCGTATCGTGCGCGCGTCGGCTTATCGGGGCGGCAAACATGTTGCCTCGGTCGCGGTAAACGATTTCGAGATCCTCGTGGCAGCCTCCGAACCGCCGAAATCTCCGGCCGTATCCACGGCGTTCGATGAAACGCCCGTGCCGGTTTTGAGCGGGCGCGATCTGCCGAGAGTCTATGACGGCATCTACAAGGCCGCTCTGTCTTACGGTATGGACTCCGATATGACGGACAAGATCATCCGTCTGCTTGCCAGCAATGTCGACTATCAGGCTCGCCTGAAGCCGACCGACACGATGGAGGCGATGTTCTCCGTCGACGAGGAGAGCAAGGAAGCGACCCAGGATTCGGAGCTTCTTTACCTTGCGGCAACCTTCGGCAACAACGACGTTGCGCTTTACCGCTTCCGAAATCCGGAGGACGGCTCCATAGACTATTACGATCCGGAAGGCCGTAGCGCACGCCAGTTTCTGATACGCAATCCGCTGCCCAACGGCCGCTTCCGTTCCGGCTTCGGCATGCGCCGGCACCCGATCCTGGGTTACAAGCGCATGCATTGGGGTGTCGACTGGAGCGCCCCGCGCGGAACGCCGATCATATCGGCCGGAAACGGCGTGGTGGAAAAAGCCGGATGGAACAAGGGCGGCTACGGCAAGCAAACGCTCATTCGCCACCCCAATGGCTATGTCAGCTCCTATTCGCACCAGACAAAGATCGCCAAGGGCGTTGTTCCGGGCGCACGCGTCAAACAGGGACAGGTCATCGGCTATGTCGGATCAACCGGCCTTTCAACCGGACCGCACCTGCACTACGAATTGATCGTCAACGGCCGCAAGGTCGACCCGATGCGGGTGCGCCTGCCGGACGGCAAGTCGCTGAGCGGAGAGGCACTGGCAACCTTCCAGGCCGAACGCGAGCGCATTGACAGGCTGATGGGCCGCGATGCGGACCCCGCGCGGCTCGCGGCGCTGAACTGA